In Xyrauchen texanus isolate HMW12.3.18 chromosome 32, RBS_HiC_50CHRs, whole genome shotgun sequence, the following proteins share a genomic window:
- the LOC127626203 gene encoding angiotensin-converting enzyme 2-like: MCARWLLLLAMASMACAQTLDEEAREFLRKFDEDATRLVYQYSLASWAYNTNISDENADKEAEAYNTWSEYFGKMSEESSAYPIDQISDPEIKIQLQKLQDKGTGALSPDKESHLRNVLSEMSTIYSTATVCMLNDPSDCQTLEPGLENIMANSKDFYERLHVWEGWRVATGMKMRPLYEDYVDLKNEAARLNNYADYGDYWRGDYETIDEPEYSYTRDQVMEDSRRIYKEILPLYKELHTYVRAKLQNVYPGHIASDACLPAHLLGDMWGRFWTNLYPLSVPYPDKTDIDVSDAMVAQGWNELRLFKEAETFFKSVGMPEMFENFWTNSMFVKPDDGRDVVCHPTAWDMGNREDFRIKMCTVVNMDHFLTAHHEMGHNQYQMAYRNLSYLLRDGANEGFHEAVGEIMSLSAATPSHLQSLGLLPSDFKEDYETDINFLMKQALTIVATLPFTYMLEEWRWQVFQENIPKDQWMHHWWEMKRELVGVAEPLPRDESYCDPPALFHVSGDYSFIRYFTRTIYQFQFQEALCQEAGHTGPLYKCDITNSTKAGGKLRHMLELGRSKSWTRALEEVTGSTRMDAQPLLNYFSTLMQWLMEENQKHNRVQGWNINSDSYSENAFKVRISLKAAMGNDAYTWNSNEMYLFKSIMAFAMRKYYLVEKGQEKNFLSENIHSYKETPRVSFNFVVSDPESTDLVIPKAEVEAAIWLSRERINSAFLLNDETMEFVGLQSTFAPPKEEKVTVWLVVFGVVIGLTVCMGMYLIVTGVFNRKKRAKGVEAAMNPYEDSDEGKVNKAFEEHAEQTGM, translated from the exons ATGTGTGCTCGCTGGCTCCTTCTTTTGGCTATGGCCTCCATGGCCTGCGCTCAGACACTGGATGAAGAAGCAAGAGAATTCCTGCGGAAGTTTGATGAGGATGCGACTCGTCTTGTGTACCAGTATTCCCTTGCATCCTGGGCATACAACACAAACATCTCCGATGAGAATGCAGACAAAGAG GCTGAAGCATATAACACCTGGAGTGAGTACTTTGGTAAGATGTCTGAGGAGTCCAGCGCCTACCCAATAGATCAGATCTCTGATCCAGAGATTAAAATCCAGCTCCAAAAGCTCCAAGATAAAGGAACAGGGGCTCTTTCACCTGACAAGGAAAGTCAT CTGAGAAATGTCTTATCAGAGATGAGCACTATTTACAGCACAGCGACTGTGTGCATGCTGAACGACCCCTCAGACTGTCAGACTTTGGAGCCAG GCCTTGAGAATATCATGGCAAATAGCAAAGACTTCTATGAGCGTTTGCATGTGTGGGAGGGCTGGAGAGTTGCGACAGGAATGAAGATGAGACCCCTGTATGAGGACTACGTGGACCTGAAGAACGAAGCAGCCAGACTCAACA ATTACGCTGACTATGGAGATTACTGGAGGGGAGATTACGAAACCATTGATGAACCTGAATACAGCTACACCCGAGACCAAGTTATGGAAGATTCCAGGCGTATTTACAAAGAG ATCTTACCTCTGTACAAAGAGCTCCATACTTATGTAAGAGCCAAACTGCAGAATGTCTATCCCGGTCACATCGCCTCCGACGCTTGCCTGCCTGCACACCTGCTTG GTGACATGTGGGGACGGTTTTGGACCAACCTGTATCCTCTAAGTGTCCCATATCCTGATAAGACTGATATCGATGTGAGCGATGCAATGGTGGCCCAG GGCTGGAATGAATTGCGACTGTTTAAAGAGGCAGAAACATTCTTTAAGTCGGTGGGCATGCCTGAAATGTTTGAGAACTTCTGGACAAACTCAATGTTTGTGAAGCCTGATGATGGAAGAGATGTGGTGTGCCATCCGACAGCATGGGACATGGGGAACAGAGAAGACTTCAG AATCAAAATGTGCACTGTCGTGAACATGGATCATTTCTTAACTGCTCACCATGAGATGGGGCATAACCAGTACCAAATGGCTTACCGTAACCTTTCATACCTGCTGAGAGATGGCGCTAACGAAGGCTTCCACGAGGCTGTTGGCGAGATAATGTCCCTGTCTGCTGCCACTCCCTCTCATCTGCAGTCCTTGGGGCTTCTACCTTCTGACTTCAAAGAAGACTATG AGACAGACATTAACTTCCTGATGAAGCAGGCACTGACCATCGTGGCCACTCTGCCCTTCACCTACATGCTGGAGGAGTGGAGATGGCAAGTCTTCCAGGAGAACATACCCAAAGACCAGTGGATGCACCACTGGTGGGAAATGAA AAGAGAACTAGTTGGAGTAGCTGAACCTCTGCCGAGGGATGAGTCATACTGTGACCCACCGGCACTTTTCCATGTATCTGGGGATTATTCCTTTATCAG GTACTTCACTAGAACCATCTATCAGTTCCAGTTTCAAGAAGCATTATGTCAGGAAGCTGGTCACACAGGCCCCCTTTACAAATGTGATATAACAAACTCAACCAAAGCTGGAGGAAAACTCAG GCATATGCTTGAGTTAGGACGATCCAAGTCTTGGACTCGAGCTTTGGAGGAGGTTACAGGGAGCACCAGAATGGACGCCCAGCCGCTGCTAAATTACTTCAGCACCCTCATGCAGTGGCTAATGGAGGAGAACCAGAAGCACAACAGAGTGCAAGGCTGGAACATCAATAGTGATTCGT ATTCTGAAAATGCCTTCAAAGTCAGAATAAGTCTAAAAGCTGCCATGGGAAATGATGCa TACACCTGGAATTCAAATGAAATGTACCTCTTTAAGTCCATAATGGCCTTTGCCATGCGCAAGTACTACTTGGTAGAAAAGGGTCAAGAAAAGAATTTCTT GTCAGAGAATATCCATTCATACAAAGAAACGCCCAGAGTCTCCTTTAATTTTGTTGTTTCGGATCCAGAGAGCACAGACCTGGTTATTCCTAAAGCAGAAGTGGAGGCGGCAATCTG GCTTTCAAGAGAACGCATCAACAGCGCATTTCTACTCAATGATGAAACAATGGAATTTGTTGGGCTGCAGTCAACATTTGCTCCACCCAAAGAAGAAAAGGTCACAGTGTGGCTGGTAGTGTTTGGAGTAGTAATTGGACTAACGGTGTGTATGGGAATGTACCTCATTGTCACAGGGGTATTCAACAGGAAGAA GAGAGCTAAGGGGGTTGAGGCGGCTATGAACCCATATGAGGATTCAGACGAAGGAAAAGTGAACAAAGCTTTTGAGGAACACGCCGAACAAACAGGAATGTGA